The following proteins are co-located in the Micromonospora coriariae genome:
- a CDS encoding CGNR zinc finger domain-containing protein: MDDDAGVPAAVRLVRDFVNTLEPQIDDEMLTSPDRLRDWFVERDLMAVDARLGPADLDVAVTVREGLRAVLLGHAGHHGDPTALDRLNRALAGVPVTLRFTDDGHRLVAAGSAPLDRALAGLVDAIRVCGEDGTWPRLKVCARDTCRWAYYDASRNQARRWCSMAGCGNYIKMKRAYAVRTGRTRAVRDGGSG, from the coding sequence GTGGACGACGACGCTGGGGTGCCGGCCGCCGTACGGCTCGTCCGGGACTTCGTGAACACCCTCGAGCCGCAGATCGACGACGAGATGTTGACCAGCCCCGACCGGCTCCGCGACTGGTTCGTCGAGCGGGACCTGATGGCGGTGGACGCGCGCCTCGGGCCGGCGGACCTCGACGTGGCCGTGACGGTCCGGGAGGGCCTGCGCGCCGTGCTGCTCGGCCACGCCGGTCACCACGGCGACCCCACAGCGCTCGACCGGCTCAACCGGGCCCTGGCCGGTGTGCCCGTCACCCTGCGCTTCACCGACGACGGGCACCGCCTGGTCGCCGCCGGCAGCGCTCCCCTGGACCGGGCGCTTGCCGGGCTGGTCGACGCGATCCGCGTGTGCGGCGAGGATGGCACCTGGCCGAGGCTCAAGGTCTGCGCCCGCGACACCTGCCGCTGGGCCTACTACGACGCCTCCCGCAACCAGGCCCGCCGTTGGTGCTCGATGGCCGGCTGCGGCAACTACATCAAGATGAAGCGGGCGTACGCCGTCCGCACCGGCCGCACCCGCGCGGTCCGCGACGGCGGGAGCGGGTAG
- a CDS encoding DUF6510 family protein — MTEMSYLDGNMLDGPLREMFAVDLSTAVGRCENCGMTGPMASLHVFSHAPGLVARCPSCESVMLRLVRAPDRAWLDMRGTTFLQVPMPLEQTQPGPL; from the coding sequence ATGACCGAGATGTCGTACCTGGACGGCAACATGCTCGACGGCCCGCTGCGCGAGATGTTCGCCGTCGACCTGAGCACCGCTGTGGGCCGCTGCGAGAACTGCGGAATGACCGGCCCGATGGCCAGCCTGCACGTGTTCTCGCACGCCCCGGGCCTGGTCGCGCGCTGCCCGTCCTGTGAGTCGGTGATGCTGCGGCTGGTTCGGGCACCGGACCGGGCCTGGCTGGACATGCGCGGCACCACCTTCCTCCAGGTCCCGATGCCGCTGGAGCAGACCCAGCCCGGCCCGCTGTGA
- a CDS encoding ferredoxin reductase translates to MTERAVATGTPARAPIRWQVGRLVERRVETPSAHTLVLEVPDWPGHLPGQHVDLRLTAPDGYQAARSYSVAGPVVDGPGGPRIEVTVQRVPDGEVSPYLIDVYGPGDPVEVRGPLGGWFIWRPEETAPVQLLGGGSGIVPLMAMIRARRAAGSKVPFRLLYSVRTPGDVIYGDELRRRVRDDFGLDVAYVYTREAPEGWRGEPHRIGLADVNTHGWPPDLEPLTYVCGPTGFVETVADLLVGLGHPSRRVKTERFGPTG, encoded by the coding sequence GTGACTGAGCGCGCGGTCGCGACGGGCACCCCGGCGCGTGCTCCGATCCGCTGGCAGGTCGGCCGGCTGGTGGAGCGCCGGGTGGAGACGCCCAGCGCGCACACCCTGGTGCTGGAGGTGCCGGACTGGCCGGGGCACCTGCCCGGGCAGCATGTCGACCTGCGGCTGACCGCCCCGGACGGCTACCAGGCTGCCCGGTCGTACTCGGTGGCCGGGCCCGTCGTGGATGGTCCGGGCGGGCCGCGCATCGAGGTGACCGTGCAGCGGGTGCCGGACGGCGAGGTGTCGCCGTACCTGATCGACGTCTACGGCCCGGGCGACCCGGTGGAGGTCCGCGGCCCGCTCGGTGGCTGGTTCATCTGGCGACCGGAGGAGACCGCGCCGGTGCAGCTGCTCGGCGGTGGCTCCGGCATCGTGCCGCTGATGGCGATGATCCGGGCTCGCCGGGCGGCCGGCAGCAAGGTGCCGTTCCGGCTGCTCTACTCGGTGCGCACGCCCGGCGACGTGATCTACGGCGACGAGTTGCGCCGCCGGGTCCGCGACGACTTCGGGCTGGACGTGGCGTACGTGTACACCCGCGAGGCGCCCGAGGGATGGCGTGGTGAGCCGCACCGGATCGGGCTGGCCGACGTCAACACCCACGGCTGGCCGCCGGACCTGGAACCACTCACCTACGTCTGCGGCCCGACCGGGTTCGTGGAGACCGTGGCCGACCTGCTGGTGGGGTTGGGCCACCCGTCGCGGCGGGTGAAGACCGAACGCTTCGGCCCCACCGGCTGA
- a CDS encoding sulfite oxidase-like oxidoreductase, producing MGIVSPGFQGRPRTQEPALPPGQYLTEDFPVLSAGPTPRVSLDTWEFVIAAENGTEYRWSWQELMALPQETPMVDIHCVTHWSKLGTTWQGVSLDTLLDGVDTGAHFALAHSYGGYTTNLPLDDLRGGRAWVAHTFDGAPLAPEHGGPARLLVPHLYFWKSAKWVRGIRLKTMDKPGFWETAGYHDYGDPWREQRYQGD from the coding sequence ATGGGAATCGTGTCACCGGGCTTTCAGGGTCGGCCCCGAACACAGGAGCCGGCCCTGCCGCCCGGTCAGTACCTGACCGAGGATTTCCCGGTGCTCTCGGCCGGCCCGACGCCCCGGGTGTCGCTGGACACCTGGGAGTTCGTCATCGCCGCCGAGAACGGCACCGAGTACCGGTGGTCGTGGCAGGAGCTGATGGCGCTGCCGCAGGAGACGCCGATGGTGGACATCCACTGCGTCACCCACTGGTCCAAGCTCGGCACCACCTGGCAGGGCGTCTCGCTGGACACCCTGCTCGACGGCGTGGACACCGGCGCGCACTTCGCGCTCGCGCACTCGTACGGCGGGTACACCACCAACCTCCCGCTGGACGACCTGCGCGGCGGCCGGGCCTGGGTGGCGCACACCTTCGACGGCGCGCCGCTGGCTCCGGAGCACGGCGGGCCGGCACGGCTGCTGGTGCCGCACCTGTACTTCTGGAAGTCCGCGAAGTGGGTGCGCGGCATCCGGCTCAAGACGATGGACAAGCCGGGGTTCTGGGAGACCGCCGGGTACCACGACTACGGCGACCCGTGGCGCGAGCAGCGGTACCAGGGTGACTGA
- a CDS encoding TerC/Alx family metal homeostasis membrane protein produces MTEVSYLSAAGELSSVGTPMLWALTIAGVLLLLVLDFLVTRRPHEVSMREAIGWSAFYIALPLAFGGWVWARYGSELGVQYLTGYLVEKSLSVDNLFVFMLLLAAFAVPAVLAQRVLLYGIAGALVLRAIFIALGAAALQTLDFAFLLFAIILIATAVKLLRDALSGHQQEVDINKMRSVRLLQRFMPVVDEYHGTRMTVRQGAKRALTPFALVVVAVLATDVVFAVDSVPAVYGITEDPYLVFATNAFALLGLRALYFVLHAALSRLVHLSYGLAIILAFIGLKLGLHWAHGIWESVPQIPTLASLGVIIGVLVVVTLTSLRATRGGQPEEREVVAERR; encoded by the coding sequence ATGACCGAAGTGTCGTACCTGTCCGCTGCCGGTGAGTTGTCGTCGGTGGGCACGCCCATGCTGTGGGCGCTGACCATCGCCGGCGTGCTGCTGTTGCTGGTGCTGGACTTCCTGGTCACCCGCCGCCCGCACGAGGTGTCGATGCGGGAGGCGATCGGCTGGTCGGCGTTCTACATCGCCCTGCCGCTGGCGTTCGGCGGCTGGGTCTGGGCCCGCTACGGCTCCGAGTTGGGCGTGCAGTACCTCACCGGCTATCTGGTGGAGAAGTCCCTCTCGGTCGACAACCTCTTCGTCTTCATGCTGCTGCTGGCGGCGTTCGCGGTGCCGGCGGTGCTCGCCCAGCGGGTGCTGCTCTACGGCATCGCCGGCGCGCTGGTGCTGCGGGCCATCTTCATCGCGCTCGGTGCGGCGGCGTTGCAGACCCTCGATTTCGCCTTCCTGCTCTTCGCGATCATCCTCATCGCCACCGCGGTGAAGCTGCTCCGTGACGCCCTTTCCGGGCACCAGCAGGAAGTCGACATCAACAAGATGCGTTCGGTGCGGCTGCTGCAAAGGTTCATGCCGGTGGTCGACGAGTACCACGGCACCCGGATGACAGTCCGGCAGGGCGCGAAGCGGGCGCTGACCCCGTTCGCCCTGGTGGTGGTCGCCGTGCTGGCCACCGACGTGGTCTTCGCGGTCGACTCGGTGCCGGCGGTCTACGGCATCACCGAGGACCCGTACCTGGTCTTCGCCACGAACGCGTTCGCGCTGCTCGGTCTGCGGGCGCTCTACTTCGTCCTGCACGCGGCGCTGAGCCGGCTGGTGCACCTCAGCTACGGCCTGGCCATCATCCTGGCGTTCATCGGTCTCAAGCTGGGCCTGCACTGGGCGCACGGAATCTGGGAGAGCGTGCCGCAGATCCCCACCCTGGCCTCGCTCGGCGTGATCATCGGGGTGCTGGTGGTGGTCACGCTGACCAGCCTGCGCGCCACCCGGGGCGGTCAGCCCGAGGAGCGCGAGGTGGTCGCGGAGCGGCGCTGA
- a CDS encoding DUF2267 domain-containing protein, with translation MNYDTFIDQVSQRTRAPSERSVELTRAVLETFAERLTGGEVLDLAAQMPKPLQLVLKPSPRTEQADRFGAAEFVARVALRADVEEPVARDAVRAVFTTLREAITGGEFDDVVTQLPRDYRQLVEPAMAPGATLRRG, from the coding sequence ATGAACTACGACACCTTCATCGACCAGGTTTCCCAACGCACCCGGGCGCCGTCCGAGCGGTCCGTCGAGCTGACCCGGGCCGTGCTGGAGACGTTCGCCGAGCGGCTCACCGGCGGGGAGGTGCTGGATCTGGCCGCCCAGATGCCCAAACCACTGCAGCTGGTGCTCAAGCCGAGCCCGCGCACGGAGCAGGCGGACCGGTTCGGGGCGGCCGAGTTCGTCGCCCGGGTGGCGCTGCGCGCCGACGTGGAGGAGCCGGTCGCCCGGGACGCCGTCCGGGCGGTTTTCACCACCCTGCGCGAGGCGATCACCGGCGGGGAGTTCGACGACGTGGTCACCCAGCTGCCGCGCGACTACCGGCAGCTGGTCGAGCCTGCGATGGCCCCGGGGGCGACGTTGCGTCGCGGCTGA
- a CDS encoding DUF2795 domain-containing protein, whose product MASYADVLQYLSSLDYPAEKDDVVREAEREGAPPDVLKALRALPPVDYANGTEVARSAGIDAAPEVGPSQRAAQARDKHNRVSQHLRGI is encoded by the coding sequence ATGGCGAGCTACGCCGACGTCCTGCAGTACCTGTCGAGCCTGGACTATCCGGCCGAGAAGGACGACGTGGTCCGCGAGGCCGAGCGGGAGGGTGCCCCGCCGGACGTGCTGAAGGCGTTGCGCGCCCTGCCTCCGGTGGACTACGCCAACGGCACCGAGGTGGCCCGATCGGCCGGCATCGACGCGGCCCCCGAGGTGGGCCCTTCGCAGCGGGCCGCGCAGGCCCGGGACAAGCACAACCGTGTCTCCCAGCACCTGCGTGGCATCTGA
- a CDS encoding DUF1345 domain-containing protein, whose protein sequence is MTGKGPLSRAPIGHTSAAVQLALVGVVGIVAGGVVAVMWSPQLGPLVGWDAAALSWLGLVWHKLWPLDAAQTSRVASYEDPNRAVRDLVLLIACLASLLAVGLVLASAHAAPPGLHREVSGGVGLLSVVLSWLVVHTVFGARYARIYYTGPDGGVNFNQPDPPRYSDFAYVAFTIGTTFQVSDTNLTSNEMRRTVLRHSMVSYLFGAFIIAVTVNLLAGLAR, encoded by the coding sequence ATGACTGGCAAGGGTCCGCTGTCCCGGGCCCCGATCGGGCACACCTCCGCCGCGGTCCAGCTCGCCCTGGTGGGGGTGGTGGGCATCGTCGCCGGCGGCGTCGTCGCCGTCATGTGGTCGCCGCAACTCGGCCCGCTGGTCGGCTGGGACGCGGCCGCGCTGAGCTGGCTGGGGCTGGTCTGGCACAAGCTCTGGCCGCTGGACGCCGCACAGACCTCGCGGGTCGCCTCGTACGAGGACCCCAACCGCGCCGTCCGTGATCTGGTGCTGCTGATCGCCTGCCTGGCCAGCCTGCTGGCGGTGGGGCTGGTCCTGGCCAGCGCCCACGCCGCGCCGCCCGGGCTGCACCGCGAGGTGTCCGGCGGGGTGGGCCTGCTCAGTGTGGTGCTCTCCTGGCTGGTGGTGCACACTGTGTTCGGCGCCCGGTACGCCCGGATCTACTACACCGGGCCGGACGGCGGGGTGAACTTCAATCAGCCCGACCCGCCGCGCTACTCCGACTTCGCCTACGTGGCGTTCACCATCGGGACGACGTTCCAGGTCTCCGACACGAACCTGACGAGCAACGAGATGCGTCGCACAGTGCTGCGGCACTCGATGGTGTCGTACCTGTTCGGCGCGTTCATCATCGCCGTCACGGTGAACCTGCTGGCGGGTCTGGCCCGCTGA
- a CDS encoding pirin family protein produces MERTESMLAETRPPGVADVDPGSVLLPGHDVPLGRYTTVRRLLPQRPRRMVGAWCFVDHFGPDDVAQRPGMEVPPHPHTGLQTVTWLLDGEILHRDSLGNVQPIRPGQLNVMTSGHGIAHSERSPATHPPVMHGVQLWVALPDPARAGAADFAHHADLPRWRDGDLDVTLLVGELAGERSPAVVHTPLVGAQLELSGTAPTTLPLRPDFEYALLAMSGSAEAAGVGFEPGALLYLGSNRRELTVRGGAGARLLLLGGTPFDEPLVMWWNFVGRSHEEVAAAREDWMAGRRFGVVADDPAPPLPAPALPTTRLKARDRTGGLHG; encoded by the coding sequence GTGGAGCGTACTGAATCGATGCTGGCGGAGACCCGACCACCCGGCGTGGCCGACGTCGATCCGGGCAGCGTGCTGCTGCCGGGCCATGACGTGCCGCTGGGCCGATACACCACCGTCCGCCGCCTGCTGCCGCAGCGCCCCCGTCGGATGGTCGGCGCGTGGTGCTTCGTCGACCATTTCGGCCCGGACGACGTGGCGCAGCGACCCGGCATGGAGGTGCCGCCGCACCCGCACACCGGCCTGCAGACGGTGACCTGGTTGCTGGACGGCGAGATTCTGCACCGGGACAGCCTCGGCAACGTCCAGCCGATCCGGCCCGGACAGCTGAACGTGATGACCTCCGGGCACGGCATCGCGCACTCCGAGCGGTCGCCGGCCACCCATCCGCCGGTGATGCACGGCGTGCAGCTCTGGGTGGCGCTGCCGGATCCGGCGCGGGCGGGAGCGGCGGACTTCGCGCACCACGCGGACCTGCCGCGCTGGCGCGACGGCGATCTGGACGTCACCCTGCTGGTCGGTGAGCTCGCCGGGGAGCGGTCCCCGGCGGTGGTGCACACCCCGCTGGTCGGCGCGCAGCTGGAGCTGAGTGGCACGGCGCCGACCACGCTGCCGCTGCGGCCCGACTTCGAGTACGCGCTGCTGGCGATGTCCGGTTCCGCCGAGGCGGCCGGTGTCGGGTTCGAACCCGGCGCACTGCTCTACCTTGGCTCCAATCGCCGCGAGCTGACCGTGCGCGGTGGGGCCGGGGCCCGGTTGCTGCTGCTGGGCGGGACGCCGTTCGACGAGCCGCTGGTGATGTGGTGGAACTTCGTCGGCCGTTCGCACGAGGAGGTCGCCGCGGCTCGGGAGGACTGGATGGCCGGGCGACGTTTCGGCGTCGTCGCCGACGATCCGGCACCGCCGCTGCCGGCGCCCGCCCTGCCCACCACCCGGCTCAAGGCCCGCGACCGCACCGGTGGCCTGCACGGCTGA
- a CDS encoding MazG-like family protein, whose amino-acid sequence MNESIWEAARASRSWLDAANGTGQTELTCRILKLTEEAGEASAAWIGLLGQNPRKGVTHTREDVAAELADVAFTALVAIESLGLDASSVLDSCAAKVRSRLAG is encoded by the coding sequence GTGAACGAGTCGATCTGGGAGGCGGCCCGGGCGTCGCGCAGCTGGTTGGACGCGGCGAACGGCACCGGGCAGACGGAACTGACCTGTCGCATCCTCAAGCTCACCGAGGAGGCGGGGGAGGCGTCGGCGGCCTGGATCGGTCTGCTCGGGCAGAATCCTCGCAAGGGCGTCACGCACACCCGCGAGGACGTGGCAGCGGAGCTGGCTGACGTCGCGTTCACGGCGCTGGTCGCCATCGAGAGCCTGGGTCTCGATGCTTCCTCGGTGTTGGACTCATGCGCCGCGAAGGTCCGCTCCCGCCTCGCTGGCTGA
- the gdhA gene encoding NADP-specific glutamate dehydrogenase encodes MPETVETVFASVVARNPGEPEFHQAVREVLESIGPALARHPEYAEARIIERICEPERQVIFRVPWEDDRGRVQVNRGFRVEFNSALGPFKGGLRFHPSVYLGIVKFLGFEQIFKNALTGLPIGGGKGGADFDPKGRSEREVMRFCQSFMTELHRHIGAQTDVPAGDIGVGSREIGYLFGQYKRITNRYESGVLTGKGLAYGGAQARREATGYGAVFFAEEMLRESGDSLEGKRVVVSGSGNVAIYAIEKVHQLGGTVVACSDSDGYLLDEKGIDLELLRELKEERRGRLDDYLRHVPHAVAVADRTVWEVPCDLALPCATQNEIGGAEAAALVAGGCVAVVEGANMPTTPEAVRILGRAGVRFAPGKAANAGGVAVSALEMQQNASRDSWTFVQSEQRLRETMRDIHARCWSTAEEYGLPGDYVAGANINGFRRVAEAMLAHGLV; translated from the coding sequence ATGCCGGAGACCGTCGAGACGGTGTTCGCCAGTGTGGTTGCCCGCAATCCGGGCGAGCCGGAGTTCCACCAGGCCGTACGGGAGGTGCTGGAGAGCATCGGCCCGGCGCTGGCCCGGCACCCCGAGTACGCCGAGGCGCGGATCATCGAGCGGATCTGCGAGCCGGAACGACAGGTGATCTTCCGGGTGCCGTGGGAGGACGACCGTGGCCGGGTACAGGTCAACCGCGGCTTCCGGGTGGAGTTCAACAGCGCGCTCGGCCCGTTCAAGGGCGGGCTGCGCTTTCATCCGTCGGTCTACCTGGGCATCGTGAAGTTCCTCGGCTTCGAGCAGATCTTCAAGAACGCGTTGACCGGCCTGCCGATCGGCGGCGGCAAGGGTGGCGCGGACTTCGACCCCAAGGGGCGCTCGGAGCGTGAGGTGATGCGCTTCTGCCAGAGTTTCATGACGGAGCTGCACCGGCACATCGGCGCGCAGACCGACGTGCCGGCCGGGGACATCGGGGTGGGCAGCCGGGAGATCGGCTACCTGTTCGGCCAGTACAAGCGGATCACCAACCGCTACGAGTCCGGGGTGCTCACCGGCAAGGGGCTGGCGTACGGGGGTGCGCAGGCGCGCCGGGAGGCGACCGGGTACGGGGCGGTGTTCTTCGCCGAGGAGATGTTGCGGGAGAGCGGCGACAGCCTGGAGGGCAAGCGGGTGGTCGTTTCCGGCTCGGGCAACGTGGCGATCTACGCGATAGAGAAGGTGCACCAGCTCGGTGGGACGGTGGTGGCGTGCTCGGACTCCGACGGGTACCTGCTCGACGAGAAGGGCATCGACCTGGAGTTGCTGCGCGAGCTGAAGGAGGAGCGCCGCGGCCGGCTCGACGACTACCTGCGGCACGTGCCGCACGCGGTGGCCGTGGCCGACCGTACCGTCTGGGAGGTGCCCTGCGACCTGGCCCTGCCGTGCGCGACGCAGAACGAGATCGGTGGCGCGGAGGCCGCGGCGCTGGTGGCCGGCGGCTGCGTCGCGGTGGTCGAGGGGGCGAACATGCCGACGACCCCGGAGGCGGTGCGGATCCTCGGCCGGGCCGGCGTGCGATTCGCCCCGGGCAAGGCGGCCAACGCCGGCGGGGTGGCGGTGAGCGCGCTGGAGATGCAGCAGAACGCCAGCCGGGACTCGTGGACGTTCGTCCAGTCGGAGCAGCGGCTGCGGGAGACCATGCGGGACATCCACGCCCGCTGCTGGAGCACGGCCGAGGAGTACGGGCTGCCCGGCGACTACGTGGCCGGGGCGAACATCAACGGGTTCCGCCGGGTGGCCGAGGCGATGTTGGCGCACGGCCTGGTCTGA
- a CDS encoding aldehyde dehydrogenase family protein, whose protein sequence is MLSSPVRTLRRLLAATATLTLAVGLAGAAPATATADRDPGGSQPLPGYTIENPPLAPLVVAGRTTTVRQGVHRHAGYIIEVPARWNGDLVLWAHGYRGQGTVLSPEPPGFGLRQRLLEQGYAWASSSYDRNGFNIRSGVLGTKDLADHFGRTVRRPHRTYLAGVSMGGYVIGRSLEQYPGYYDGALPMCGVLGDQTLLDFYLDYNLVAQSLAGVPAYPTPADYLTNAVPRIQVALGLAGLTPTGPDTTTDRGKQLRAITVNRSGGQRPGADAAFAVWKDFLFSISVTSGGDSPAQRPGQLSTNLLTRYTPNSPVNVNATVRRVVPENIWQRLLPTLTEVPHIAGRPTAPVLTLHGLGDLFVPFSMEQAYATDVARHGRSRLVVQRAIRATQHCEFTPAEAGAAWDDLVSWVRTGARPAGDTVSDPTVVARPDYGCRFSDRAAYAAGVGTRRLYAAC, encoded by the coding sequence ATGCTGTCCTCACCCGTTCGCACCCTCCGCCGCCTGCTCGCCGCCACCGCGACGCTGACCCTGGCGGTCGGTCTGGCCGGCGCCGCGCCAGCCACCGCCACCGCCGACCGCGACCCGGGTGGCAGCCAGCCGCTGCCCGGCTACACCATCGAGAACCCGCCGCTGGCGCCGCTCGTCGTGGCCGGCAGAACGACGACGGTACGTCAGGGCGTGCACCGCCACGCCGGGTACATCATCGAGGTCCCCGCCCGGTGGAACGGTGACCTGGTGCTGTGGGCCCACGGCTATCGTGGCCAGGGCACGGTGCTCTCGCCGGAGCCGCCCGGCTTCGGCCTGCGCCAGCGACTGCTGGAGCAGGGGTACGCCTGGGCGTCGTCCTCGTACGACCGCAACGGCTTCAACATCCGTTCGGGCGTGCTGGGCACCAAGGACCTCGCCGACCACTTCGGACGGACGGTCCGCCGGCCGCACCGCACCTACCTCGCCGGGGTGTCGATGGGCGGATACGTCATCGGCCGCTCGCTGGAGCAGTACCCCGGCTACTACGACGGAGCGCTGCCCATGTGCGGCGTGCTCGGCGACCAGACGCTGCTCGACTTCTACCTCGACTACAACCTGGTCGCGCAGTCTCTCGCCGGGGTGCCGGCCTATCCCACGCCGGCCGACTACCTGACCAACGCGGTGCCCCGCATCCAGGTGGCTCTCGGCCTGGCCGGGCTCACCCCCACCGGGCCGGACACCACCACCGACCGGGGCAAGCAGTTGCGGGCGATCACGGTGAACCGGTCCGGCGGGCAGCGCCCCGGCGCCGACGCCGCATTCGCGGTCTGGAAGGACTTCCTCTTCTCGATCAGCGTCACCAGTGGCGGCGACTCCCCCGCCCAGCGGCCCGGTCAGCTCTCCACCAACCTGCTCACCCGCTACACCCCGAACAGCCCGGTCAACGTCAACGCGACCGTCCGGCGGGTCGTCCCGGAGAACATCTGGCAGCGACTCCTGCCGACGCTGACCGAGGTGCCCCACATCGCCGGCCGCCCCACCGCGCCGGTGCTCACCCTGCACGGCCTCGGTGACCTGTTCGTGCCGTTCAGCATGGAGCAGGCGTACGCCACCGACGTGGCACGGCACGGACGCAGCCGGCTGGTGGTGCAGCGGGCCATCCGGGCCACGCAGCACTGCGAGTTCACCCCGGCCGAGGCCGGCGCCGCCTGGGACGACCTGGTGTCCTGGGTACGCACCGGTGCCCGCCCCGCCGGCGACACGGTTTCCGACCCGACGGTGGTCGCCCGTCCCGACTACGGCTGCCGGTTCAGCGATCGGGCCGCGTACGCCGCCGGGGTCGGCACCCGGCGCCTCTACGCCGCCTGCTGA
- the tsaA gene encoding tRNA (N6-threonylcarbamoyladenosine(37)-N6)-methyltransferase TrmO has translation MAHAQSDAYLLRPVGRVSSTLTDAASAPRQGDEGAPDAWLVFDPQVERALGDVQVGAELLVLTWLDRARRDILSVHPRGDETRPETGVFSTRSPHRPNPIGLHRVRVLAVDGLRVRVADLEALDGTPVLDVKPVLGAADER, from the coding sequence ATGGCCCACGCCCAGAGCGATGCCTATCTGCTGCGCCCGGTCGGCCGGGTCTCGTCAACCTTGACCGATGCGGCGAGTGCGCCCAGACAGGGCGACGAGGGCGCACCGGACGCCTGGCTGGTCTTCGACCCGCAGGTGGAGCGGGCGCTGGGCGACGTACAGGTCGGCGCTGAGCTGCTGGTGCTGACCTGGCTGGACCGGGCCCGACGGGACATCCTCAGCGTGCACCCGCGCGGGGACGAGACACGGCCGGAGACCGGAGTCTTCAGCACCCGCTCCCCACACCGGCCCAACCCGATCGGGCTGCACCGCGTACGGGTGCTGGCGGTGGACGGGCTGCGCGTCCGGGTGGCCGATCTGGAGGCGCTGGACGGCACGCCCGTGCTCGACGTCAAGCCGGTGCTGGGCGCGGCCGACGAGCGTTGA
- a CDS encoding MBL fold metallo-hydrolase — MSARVEHTVTSGTFSLDGQTFDVDNNVWVLGDDSECVVFDAPHDVAAILAVVGDRRVRAILATHAHDDHVRVAPELAQATGAAVLLHTADRVLWDMVHPQLPPNGELHDGQSIDVAGTTLRVLHTPGHSPGACSFHAPELGVVFTGDTLFAGGPGATGRSYSDFDTIVRSIRTRLLTLPPETVVHTGHGDDTTIGAEAPHLQEWLARGH; from the coding sequence GTGAGCGCCCGGGTCGAGCACACGGTCACCTCTGGGACGTTCTCCCTGGACGGGCAGACGTTCGACGTGGACAACAACGTCTGGGTGCTGGGCGACGACAGCGAGTGCGTCGTCTTCGACGCGCCGCACGACGTGGCCGCGATCCTCGCCGTGGTGGGTGACCGGCGGGTGCGGGCGATCCTGGCCACCCACGCGCACGACGACCACGTCCGCGTGGCGCCCGAGCTGGCCCAGGCAACCGGCGCGGCGGTGCTGTTGCACACCGCCGACCGGGTGCTCTGGGACATGGTCCACCCCCAGCTGCCGCCCAACGGCGAACTGCACGACGGGCAGAGCATCGACGTGGCCGGCACCACGCTGCGGGTGCTGCACACCCCCGGGCACAGCCCCGGCGCGTGCAGCTTCCACGCGCCCGAGCTGGGCGTCGTGTTCACCGGCGACACGCTCTTCGCCGGCGGCCCGGGTGCCACCGGCCGCTCGTACAGCGACTTCGACACCATCGTCCGGTCGATCCGCACCCGGCTGCTCACCCTGCCGCCGGAGACGGTCGTGCACACCGGGCACGGTGACGACACGACGATCGGCGCGGAGGCGCCGCACCTTCAGGAGTGGCTGGCCCGAGGCCACTGA